One stretch of Lysobacter sp. TY2-98 DNA includes these proteins:
- a CDS encoding cytochrome c oxidase assembly protein: MTASTRNLGLGKLVAVSLLAFGFTFSLVPLYRIACEKVFGIKLAQGPQQQGGAGAVGARWVTVQFDGSVNSKLDWQFHPDRLSMRVQVGKPYETTYFAKNDASRAIVGSAAPSVAPSRASKYFVKTECFCFTAQTLASGESREMPVRFIVDPALPPDISTLTLSYTFFRNDTLTARLGPAPAGVGAAP, translated from the coding sequence ATGACCGCGTCGACGCGCAATTTGGGGCTCGGCAAGCTGGTGGCGGTGTCGCTGCTGGCGTTCGGCTTCACCTTCAGCCTGGTGCCGCTGTATCGCATCGCCTGCGAGAAGGTGTTCGGCATCAAGCTCGCGCAGGGCCCGCAGCAGCAGGGCGGTGCCGGCGCGGTCGGCGCGCGCTGGGTGACGGTGCAGTTCGACGGCAGCGTCAACTCCAAGCTCGACTGGCAGTTCCATCCGGACCGGCTGTCGATGCGCGTGCAGGTCGGCAAGCCGTACGAGACGACCTATTTCGCGAAGAACGACGCATCGCGTGCGATCGTCGGCAGCGCCGCACCGTCGGTGGCGCCGTCGCGCGCGTCGAAGTATTTCGTGAAGACCGAATGCTTCTGCTTCACGGCGCAGACGCTCGCTTCCGGCGAGTCGCGTGAGATGCCGGTGCGTTTCATCGTGGACCCGGCACTGCCGCCGGATATCTCGACGCTCACCCTGTCCTATACCTTCTTCCGCAACGATACGTTGACCGCACGCTTGGGCCCCGCGCCCGCCGGCGTCGGCGCCGCACCGTGA
- the ctaD gene encoding cytochrome c oxidase subunit I, producing the protein MAVTHPAADHHTDEHGHQQGFIERWFFSTNHKDIGTLYLVFSFVMFIVGAFLSVLIRAELMKPGLQYFDPMMFNSFTTMHALVMIFGGVMPAFVGLGNWMIPLQIGAPDMALPRMNNWSFWIMPFAFTLLLMTFVLPGGAPAGGWTMYPPLSLQGGYNVAFLIFAVHLMGISSIMGAINIIATILNMRAPGVDLLKMPIFVWTWLITAFLLIAVMPVLAGAVTMLLTDKYFHTSFFNVAGGGDPVMFQHIFWFFGHPEVYIMILPAFGIVSEIIPTFSRKPLFGYQAMVYATASIAFLSFIVWAHHMFTVGMPLGGEIYFMFATMLIAIPTGVKVFNWVTTMWRGSMTFEAPMKWALAFVILFSIGGFSGLMLAIVPADFQYHDTYFVVAHFHYVLVTGALFSIIAATYYWWPKWTGRMYSQAMASFHFWWTIIFVNLLFFPQHFLGLAGMPRRIPDYNVVFADWNLVSSIGAFGMFLTPFIMLFILWHSKKYGAPAAARVWEGAKGLEWTVPSPAPHHTFTVPPVIRDGDLAHGDITH; encoded by the coding sequence ATGGCTGTCACGCATCCCGCCGCCGACCATCACACCGATGAGCACGGCCACCAGCAGGGCTTCATCGAGCGCTGGTTCTTCTCGACGAACCACAAGGACATCGGAACGCTGTACCTGGTGTTCTCGTTCGTCATGTTCATCGTTGGCGCGTTCCTGTCGGTGCTGATCCGCGCCGAGCTGATGAAGCCGGGTCTGCAGTACTTCGATCCGATGATGTTCAACTCGTTCACCACCATGCACGCGCTGGTGATGATCTTCGGCGGCGTCATGCCGGCCTTCGTCGGCCTCGGCAACTGGATGATCCCGCTGCAGATCGGCGCGCCCGACATGGCGCTGCCGCGCATGAACAACTGGTCCTTCTGGATCATGCCGTTCGCGTTCACGCTGCTGCTGATGACGTTCGTGCTTCCGGGCGGCGCGCCGGCCGGTGGCTGGACGATGTACCCGCCGCTGTCGCTGCAGGGCGGCTACAACGTCGCGTTCCTGATCTTCGCGGTGCACCTGATGGGCATCAGCTCGATCATGGGCGCGATCAACATCATCGCGACCATCCTCAACATGCGCGCCCCGGGCGTCGACCTGCTGAAGATGCCGATCTTCGTGTGGACGTGGCTGATCACCGCGTTCCTGCTGATCGCGGTGATGCCGGTGCTCGCCGGCGCGGTGACGATGCTGCTCACCGACAAGTACTTCCACACCAGCTTCTTCAACGTGGCTGGCGGCGGTGACCCGGTGATGTTCCAGCACATCTTCTGGTTCTTCGGTCACCCCGAGGTCTACATCATGATCCTGCCGGCGTTCGGCATCGTGTCGGAGATCATCCCGACCTTCAGCCGCAAGCCGCTGTTCGGTTACCAGGCCATGGTGTACGCGACCGCGTCGATCGCGTTCCTCTCGTTCATCGTGTGGGCGCACCACATGTTCACCGTCGGCATGCCGCTCGGTGGCGAGATCTACTTCATGTTCGCGACGATGCTGATCGCGATCCCGACCGGCGTGAAGGTGTTCAACTGGGTCACCACCATGTGGCGCGGTTCGATGACCTTCGAAGCGCCGATGAAGTGGGCGCTCGCGTTCGTCATCCTGTTCTCGATCGGCGGTTTCTCGGGCCTGATGCTCGCGATCGTGCCGGCCGACTTCCAGTACCACGACACCTATTTCGTGGTCGCGCACTTCCATTACGTGCTGGTGACCGGCGCGCTGTTCTCCATCATCGCCGCCACCTACTACTGGTGGCCGAAGTGGACAGGCCGCATGTACAGCCAGGCCATGGCCAGCTTCCACTTCTGGTGGACGATCATCTTCGTCAACCTGCTGTTCTTCCCGCAGCACTTCCTGGGCCTGGCCGGCATGCCGCGCCGTATCCCGGACTACAACGTGGTGTTCGCGGACTGGAACCTGGTGAGCTCGATCGGCGCGTTCGGCATGTTCCTCACGCCGTTCATCATGCTCTTCATCCTGTGGCACTCGAAGAAGTACGGTGCGCCGGCTGCGGCCCGCGTCTGGGAAGGCGCGAAGGGCCTGGAGTGGACCGTGCCGAGCCCGGCGCCGCACCACACCTTCACCGTGCCGCCGGTGATCCGCGACGGCGACCTCGCCCACGGCGACATCACGCACTGA
- the coxB gene encoding cytochrome c oxidase subunit II → MKAGRIKQWAAGLMALALPVLAFAQEALPEPSAPHRWQLNMREGVTQISHNAYSAHMLALWICVAIGVLVFGAMGVAMIKFRKSKGAVPDVDFTHSTKLEILWTVIPILILVGMAFPATHKLVNMYDVRESEMTIKVTGYQWMWKYDYLGQGVSMTSRLKRESDAMRQSGQVPTAATHPNYLLEVDHELVVPVGTKIRFVVTADDVIHAWWVPSLGWKQDAIPGEINEAWAKVEQPGLYRGQCAELCGKDHGFMPIVVRAVPKAEFQQWLAAQQPAPAAAPAAPAAPAETPAAPTADAQPATAAAPNTDATTAPVAG, encoded by the coding sequence ATGAAAGCCGGTCGTATCAAGCAGTGGGCTGCGGGCCTGATGGCCCTCGCCCTGCCGGTCCTCGCCTTTGCGCAGGAGGCCCTGCCCGAACCTTCGGCGCCGCACCGCTGGCAGCTGAACATGCGCGAGGGCGTCACGCAGATCTCGCACAACGCCTACAGCGCGCACATGCTGGCGCTGTGGATCTGCGTCGCGATCGGCGTGCTGGTGTTCGGCGCCATGGGCGTCGCGATGATCAAGTTCCGCAAGTCCAAGGGTGCGGTGCCGGACGTCGATTTCACCCACAGCACCAAGCTCGAGATCCTCTGGACCGTCATCCCGATCCTGATCCTGGTCGGCATGGCGTTCCCGGCGACGCACAAGCTCGTGAACATGTACGACGTCCGCGAGTCGGAGATGACCATCAAGGTCACCGGCTACCAGTGGATGTGGAAGTACGACTACCTCGGCCAGGGCGTCTCGATGACGAGCCGCCTCAAGCGCGAGAGCGACGCGATGCGCCAGAGCGGCCAGGTCCCGACCGCCGCCACCCATCCGAACTACCTGCTCGAAGTCGACCATGAGCTGGTCGTGCCGGTGGGCACCAAGATCCGCTTCGTGGTCACCGCCGACGACGTGATCCACGCGTGGTGGGTCCCGTCGCTGGGCTGGAAGCAGGACGCCATCCCGGGCGAGATCAACGAAGCCTGGGCAAAGGTCGAGCAGCCCGGCCTCTACCGCGGCCAGTGCGCCGAGCTCTGCGGCAAGGACCACGGCTTCATGCCGATCGTCGTCCGCGCCGTGCCGAAGGCCGAGTTCCAGCAGTGGCTCGCCGCGCAGCAGCCGGCCCCGGCCGCGGCCCCGGCCGCGCCCGCAGCTCCGGCCGAGACGCCCGCCGCGCCGACCGCCGACGCACAGCCGGCCACCGCCGCCGCCCCGAACACCGACGCCACGACCGCTCCGGTCGCCGGCTGA
- the putA gene encoding bifunctional proline dehydrogenase/L-glutamate gamma-semialdehyde dehydrogenase PutA → MSTPSPVVPGSSPAHVLIAPELPAPPPGPRAAITAGWVRDEAAHVRRLLEQARLPEADRAAVKATAADLVTRVRRRATDQGAIEAFMRQYDLGSEEGVLLMCVAEALLRIPDAETADKLIRDKLGDADWKRHMGQSPSVLVNASTWGLMLTGHLVDLADETKRDVHGAFKRLVGRVGEPVIRLAVRQAMRIMGHQFVMGRTIDEALARSRKGDNANYRYSFDMLGEAALTQADADRYLDAYRMAIHAIGKHSRGEGTVDPSSAIAVFGAPSISVKLSALHPRYEHAKRARVHAELTPRVLELAQLAKSYAIGFTVDAEEADRLELSLDVIAGAYSDASLAGWEGFGLAIQAYSKRCPEVIDFIADLARRTGRRIPVRLVKGAYWDAEVKRAQVDGMPGYPVFTRKPNTDVSYLANARKMLDSSDAIYPMFATHNAQTIAHVHRMAAGRAFEFQKLHGMGDDLYAEVIPADRLNVPCRVYAPVGSHEDLLPYLVRRLLENGANSSFVNRITDESVPVDELIRDPIEVVSQFESIPHPRIPLPVDLYRSFGISRSNSMGVNLANDDALRTLADQVNAAASQPWFAEPLVAGAKASGERIAVTNPADRREVVGHWIAADSALVERALVNANAAHDAWNTTPAASRAAILEYAANLLEQRMPTYIALCTKEAGKTIPDGVAEVREAVDFLRYYAEQARTMFKPEALPGPTGESNTLQLSGRGTFVCISPWNFPLAIFMGQITAALAAGNCVIAKPAEQTNLVGYAAVKLLHEAGVPEAVLQFLPGDGATVGAALTRDDRITGVAFTGSTDTARAINRALAARENAPIGVLIAETGGQNALIADSSSLPEQVVKDAIGSAFTSAGQRCSAARVLFVQDDIADKVTKMLAGAMAELVVGDPGLLSTDVGPVIDEDALRVLKEHAARMDKEAVAKIAEVSLGENAANGSFFAPRAYELRSLDQLHREVFGPVLHVIRWKADQLDAVIDAINATGYGLTLGVHSRIDATIEKIASRIKVGNCYVNRNQIGAVVGVQPFGGQNLSGTGPKAGGPHYLPRFATEKTITVNTTAAGGNASLLTLGD, encoded by the coding sequence ATGTCGACTCCGTCTCCTGTCGTGCCCGGCAGCTCGCCGGCGCACGTTCTGATCGCGCCCGAGCTGCCCGCGCCGCCGCCGGGCCCGCGCGCGGCCATCACCGCCGGCTGGGTGCGCGACGAGGCCGCTCACGTCCGCCGCCTGCTCGAGCAGGCCCGCCTGCCCGAGGCCGACCGCGCCGCCGTGAAAGCCACCGCCGCCGACCTGGTCACCCGCGTCCGCCGCCGCGCGACCGACCAGGGCGCGATCGAGGCCTTCATGCGCCAGTACGACCTCGGCTCCGAGGAAGGCGTGCTGCTGATGTGCGTGGCCGAGGCGCTGCTGCGCATCCCGGACGCCGAGACAGCCGACAAGCTCATCCGCGACAAGCTGGGCGACGCCGACTGGAAGCGTCATATGGGCCAGTCGCCGTCGGTGCTGGTCAACGCGTCCACCTGGGGCCTGATGCTGACCGGCCACCTCGTCGACCTCGCCGACGAGACCAAGCGCGACGTGCACGGCGCCTTCAAGCGCCTGGTCGGTCGCGTCGGCGAGCCGGTGATCCGGCTGGCGGTGCGCCAGGCGATGCGCATCATGGGCCACCAGTTCGTCATGGGCCGGACCATCGACGAAGCGCTCGCGCGTTCGCGCAAGGGCGACAACGCGAATTACCGCTATTCGTTCGACATGCTCGGCGAGGCTGCGCTCACGCAGGCCGACGCGGACCGTTATCTCGACGCCTACCGCATGGCGATCCATGCGATCGGCAAGCATTCGCGCGGCGAAGGCACGGTCGATCCGTCGAGTGCGATCGCCGTGTTCGGTGCACCGTCGATCTCGGTGAAGCTGTCCGCGCTGCACCCGCGTTACGAACACGCCAAGCGCGCGCGCGTGCATGCCGAGCTGACGCCCCGCGTACTCGAACTCGCGCAGCTCGCGAAGTCGTATGCGATCGGCTTCACCGTCGATGCGGAAGAAGCGGACCGCCTCGAACTCTCGCTCGACGTCATCGCCGGCGCATATTCCGATGCGTCGCTCGCCGGCTGGGAAGGCTTCGGGCTCGCCATCCAGGCGTATTCCAAGCGCTGCCCGGAAGTCATCGACTTCATTGCCGACCTCGCGCGTCGCACCGGCCGCCGCATTCCGGTGCGTCTGGTCAAGGGCGCGTACTGGGACGCCGAAGTGAAGCGCGCGCAGGTCGACGGCATGCCGGGCTATCCGGTGTTCACGCGCAAGCCGAACACCGACGTCAGCTATCTCGCCAACGCGCGCAAGATGCTGGATTCGTCGGACGCGATCTATCCGATGTTCGCGACGCACAATGCGCAGACCATCGCGCACGTGCATCGCATGGCGGCCGGTCGCGCGTTCGAGTTCCAGAAGCTGCACGGCATGGGCGACGATCTGTACGCGGAAGTCATTCCCGCCGATCGATTGAACGTGCCGTGCCGCGTGTACGCACCGGTCGGCTCGCACGAGGACCTGCTGCCGTATCTCGTGCGACGCCTGCTCGAGAACGGCGCGAACTCGAGCTTCGTCAACCGCATCACCGACGAGTCCGTACCCGTCGACGAACTGATCCGCGACCCGATCGAGGTCGTGTCGCAGTTCGAATCGATTCCGCATCCCCGCATTCCGCTGCCGGTCGACCTATACCGCAGCTTCGGTATCTCCAGGAGCAACTCCATGGGCGTGAATCTCGCCAACGACGACGCACTGCGCACGCTCGCCGACCAGGTCAATGCCGCGGCGTCGCAGCCGTGGTTCGCCGAGCCGCTGGTCGCAGGTGCGAAGGCATCGGGCGAACGCATCGCGGTGACGAATCCGGCGGATCGTCGCGAAGTGGTTGGTCATTGGATCGCCGCGGATTCGGCGCTGGTCGAGCGCGCGCTGGTCAATGCGAATGCCGCACACGATGCATGGAACACGACGCCGGCCGCGAGCCGCGCCGCGATCCTCGAATACGCCGCGAACCTGCTCGAGCAGCGCATGCCGACGTACATCGCGCTGTGCACGAAGGAAGCGGGCAAGACGATTCCGGATGGCGTCGCCGAAGTGCGCGAGGCGGTCGACTTCCTGCGCTACTACGCCGAGCAGGCGCGCACGATGTTCAAGCCCGAAGCGCTGCCGGGCCCGACCGGCGAATCGAACACGCTGCAGCTGTCCGGCCGCGGCACCTTCGTGTGCATCTCGCCGTGGAACTTCCCCTTGGCGATTTTCATGGGCCAGATCACCGCCGCGCTCGCCGCGGGCAATTGCGTGATCGCCAAGCCCGCCGAGCAGACGAATCTCGTCGGCTACGCGGCAGTCAAACTGCTGCACGAAGCCGGCGTGCCCGAAGCCGTGCTGCAGTTCCTTCCGGGCGACGGCGCGACCGTCGGCGCTGCGTTGACGCGCGACGATCGCATCACCGGCGTCGCATTCACCGGCTCGACCGACACCGCGCGTGCGATCAACCGCGCACTCGCTGCGCGCGAGAACGCGCCGATCGGCGTGCTCATCGCCGAGACGGGCGGGCAGAACGCGTTGATCGCCGACTCGTCGTCGCTGCCCGAGCAGGTGGTGAAGGATGCGATCGGCTCCGCGTTCACCTCCGCCGGCCAGCGCTGCTCGGCCGCGCGCGTGCTGTTCGTGCAGGACGACATCGCCGACAAGGTGACGAAGATGCTCGCCGGTGCGATGGCGGAGCTGGTCGTCGGCGATCCGGGGCTGCTGTCGACCGACGTCGGCCCGGTGATCGACGAGGACGCGCTGCGCGTGCTGAAGGAACATGCCGCGCGCATGGACAAGGAAGCCGTCGCGAAGATCGCGGAGGTTTCGCTCGGCGAAAACGCGGCGAACGGCAGCTTCTTCGCGCCCCGTGCGTACGAGCTGCGCTCGCTCGATCAGCTGCATCGCGAGGTGTTCGGCCCGGTGCTGCACGTGATCCGCTGGAAGGCCGACCAGCTCGATGCGGTGATCGATGCGATCAACGCGACGGGGTATGGCCTGACACTCGGCGTGCATTCGCGCATCGACGCGACGATCGAGAAGATCGCGTCGCGCATCAAGGTGGGCAACTGCTACGTCAACCGCAACCAGATCGGCGCGGTGGTCGGCGTGCAACCGTTCGGCGGGCAGAACCTCTCGGGCACCGGTCCGAAGGCCGGCGGCCCGCACTACCTGCCGCGCTTCGCGACGGAGAAGACGATCACGGTCAACACCACCGCGGCAGGCGGCAACGCGTCGCTGCTGACGTTAGGTGACTGA
- a CDS encoding RNA-binding protein, with the protein MTDDAVVRDGDRVDVVKGTHAGKSGVARDLNTSKTGHLTITVVQDDGVRFKTLARNVRVVDVKR; encoded by the coding sequence ATGACCGACGATGCAGTCGTTCGCGACGGCGATCGCGTCGACGTGGTGAAAGGCACGCACGCTGGCAAGTCCGGCGTCGCGCGCGATCTCAATACGAGCAAGACCGGGCACCTCACCATCACGGTCGTGCAGGACGACGGCGTGCGTTTCAAGACGTTGGCGCGCAACGTCCGCGTTGTCGACGTGAAACGCTGA
- a CDS encoding outer membrane protein transport protein, with protein MQNGFMRFTALALGVAGALAVGNAHASGFQIRENSVKNLGRANSGTATSKNDASVVSNNPAAMVNFDKNAVRVDLTDINLDAEFTGGGKTAVGTNLTGGNGGDPGDPALVPALAAVFPLSGALDKVVVGVSVDAPFGLKTEYDPNWVGRYNAIKSDVKTVDLNLSAAVAVTDRFSIGFGAIVQRTDVTLSNAIDFGTAVCAGSGNVANCFNAAYPFRPQQNDGTVEIQGDDTSFGWRVGMQWRPTDALSIGFAHRSEIDHSLAGTADFTVPSAVAAIPSIGAVYKDQAVTAPLTTPSVTTVSVEYDFTPQFRLMADYQATDWHSLQAVKIFRAGGGVLGNEPFQWKDTNFYSLGGEWDLNPQWTLRAGIAKDESPTNDTYRTPRLPDKDRKIFTLGATWNVSDALSVDMAYMRINVDDPTINNIHSSSGSTLTGTYTANANLFGVSAQYAF; from the coding sequence ATGCAGAACGGCTTCATGCGCTTCACGGCGCTCGCGCTCGGCGTCGCCGGCGCGCTGGCGGTGGGCAACGCCCACGCCTCCGGCTTCCAGATCCGCGAGAACAGCGTCAAGAACCTCGGCCGCGCCAACTCGGGCACCGCCACGTCGAAGAACGACGCGTCGGTGGTGTCGAACAACCCGGCGGCGATGGTCAACTTCGACAAGAACGCCGTTCGCGTCGACCTGACCGACATCAACCTCGACGCCGAGTTCACCGGCGGCGGCAAGACCGCGGTGGGCACCAACCTCACCGGCGGCAACGGCGGCGACCCGGGTGACCCGGCCCTCGTTCCGGCCCTCGCGGCGGTGTTCCCGCTGTCGGGCGCGCTGGACAAGGTCGTGGTCGGCGTCAGCGTCGACGCGCCGTTCGGCCTCAAGACCGAATACGACCCGAACTGGGTCGGTCGCTACAACGCGATCAAGTCGGACGTGAAGACCGTCGACCTGAACCTGTCGGCCGCCGTCGCCGTGACCGACCGCTTCTCGATCGGCTTCGGCGCGATCGTGCAGCGCACGGACGTCACCCTGTCGAATGCGATCGACTTCGGCACCGCCGTCTGTGCCGGTTCGGGCAATGTCGCGAACTGCTTCAACGCCGCGTACCCGTTCCGTCCGCAGCAGAACGACGGCACCGTCGAAATCCAGGGCGACGACACCAGCTTCGGCTGGCGCGTGGGCATGCAGTGGCGCCCGACCGATGCGCTGAGCATCGGCTTCGCGCATCGCTCGGAAATCGACCACAGCCTGGCCGGCACCGCCGACTTCACCGTGCCGTCGGCCGTCGCTGCGATCCCGTCGATCGGCGCGGTGTACAAGGATCAGGCCGTTACGGCACCGCTGACCACGCCGAGCGTCACCACGGTGTCGGTCGAATACGACTTCACCCCGCAGTTCCGCCTGATGGCCGATTACCAGGCCACCGACTGGCACTCGCTGCAGGCGGTCAAGATCTTCCGCGCCGGTGGCGGCGTGCTCGGCAACGAGCCGTTCCAGTGGAAGGACACGAACTTCTACTCGCTCGGCGGCGAGTGGGATCTGAACCCGCAGTGGACGCTGCGCGCCGGTATCGCGAAGGACGAGTCGCCGACCAACGACACGTACCGCACGCCGCGCCTGCCGGACAAGGATCGCAAGATCTTCACGCTGGGCGCGACCTGGAACGTGTCCGACGCGCTGAGCGTCGACATGGCCTACATGCGCATCAACGTCGACGATCCGACCATCAACAACATCCACTCGTCGAGCGGTTCCACGCTCACCGGTACGTACACCGCCAACGCCAACCTGTTCGGTGTTTCGGCGCAGTACGCGTTCTGA
- a CDS encoding rhomboid family intramembrane serine protease has translation MFVAIPPREKPSLPWAMPTLFVALWGCFVVTTLLPEAERQQLVMKWGALSGDLRSWPELRDAVLDGHLARLVTALFLHADWAHLVGNLLFLLIFGVPAERAMGPWRFLTLFLVGGAVANLATVLVIGTPDRLIIGASGAVSALVGAYLALFPTARLGLVVPLGLFLQFVRMPAAVLIGLWAGLQLVYTFVGPAFGAVAWSAHLAGFAFGGTFALFSRKAIKRRMKRAHAT, from the coding sequence GTGTTCGTCGCCATTCCCCCTCGCGAGAAGCCGTCGCTGCCGTGGGCCATGCCCACGCTGTTCGTCGCGCTGTGGGGCTGCTTCGTGGTGACTACGCTGCTGCCCGAGGCCGAACGCCAGCAGCTGGTGATGAAATGGGGCGCGCTGTCGGGTGACCTGCGGTCCTGGCCGGAACTGCGCGACGCCGTGCTCGATGGCCACCTCGCCCGCCTCGTCACCGCGTTGTTTCTGCACGCGGACTGGGCGCATCTGGTCGGCAACCTGTTGTTCCTGCTGATCTTCGGCGTGCCCGCCGAACGCGCGATGGGGCCGTGGCGCTTCCTGACGCTGTTCCTGGTCGGCGGCGCAGTCGCCAATCTGGCGACCGTGCTCGTCATCGGCACGCCCGATCGCCTGATCATCGGCGCCAGCGGCGCGGTGTCGGCGCTGGTCGGGGCCTATCTGGCGCTTTTCCCGACCGCCCGCCTCGGCCTGGTCGTGCCGCTGGGGCTGTTCCTGCAGTTCGTGCGCATGCCGGCTGCGGTGCTGATCGGTCTCTGGGCCGGCCTGCAACTGGTCTACACCTTCGTCGGCCCGGCCTTCGGTGCGGTCGCGTGGTCGGCGCACCTCGCCGGCTTCGCGTTCGGCGGCACGTTCGCGCTGTTCTCGCGCAAGGCGATCAAACGGCGGATGAAGCGCGCGCACGCCACCTGA
- a CDS encoding DUF1820 family protein encodes MSKPLYKVTFLSAGKVYELYARHVASGAIWGFTEVGELVFDVNEGVVVDPTEERLRDEFGNTRVLHLPMHSIVRIEEVERKSQASIRDAATGERVVTPFPMPGKPR; translated from the coding sequence ATGTCCAAGCCGCTCTACAAGGTGACCTTCCTCAGCGCCGGCAAGGTGTACGAGCTCTATGCGCGGCACGTCGCCAGCGGCGCAATCTGGGGCTTCACCGAAGTCGGCGAGCTGGTGTTCGACGTCAACGAAGGTGTCGTCGTCGATCCGACCGAGGAGCGCCTGCGCGACGAATTCGGCAACACGCGCGTGCTGCACCTGCCGATGCATTCGATCGTGCGGATCGAGGAAGTCGAACGGAAATCGCAGGCGTCGATCCGCGATGCCGCGACGGGGGAACGGGTCGTCACCCCGTTCCCGATGCCCGGCAAGCCCCGCTGA
- a CDS encoding S41 family peptidase produces the protein MRRLLVLALLAALPAAAQQAPAPATPQPPATPPKEAPATPAPASDPKAPASTPATPAAKAAADVKAEEDLNKVPLDDIRRFVTVYNAVKQAYVEPVTDQKLMKAAIHGLLLDLDPHSTYFDKTDAEDFDENARGAYEGIGVELQRQKDGTLKVVSAIDDTPAAKAGLKSGDIIVAMDGKPFGPDAGDTSAPLRGPAGSKVVLTVVRKGAKKPLELTVVRDTIHVTSVRSRMLEPGFGYVRVAAFQADTAADFEKALDKLTEGGALRGLVLDLRSNPGGLLTSAVQIADDLLDKGGIVSTRGRIQISDAQFAATPGDRLKGAPLVVLVDGGSASASEVLAGALKDNGRARIVGSRTFGKGSVQTVLPLDNGDSVKLTTARYFTPSGKSIQALGIVPDVPFSAPRSADDTRLLLSEASLPGHLRGDADDNGEAGDVLDGPVYIQQALAEVKRMAGVPVAAAPAKPAAKPAPKKK, from the coding sequence ATGCGCCGCCTGCTTGTCCTCGCCCTTCTCGCCGCGCTGCCGGCCGCGGCGCAACAGGCGCCCGCACCCGCCACTCCGCAGCCGCCCGCGACGCCACCCAAGGAAGCGCCGGCCACGCCCGCGCCCGCTTCAGATCCGAAAGCCCCCGCGAGCACGCCGGCCACGCCCGCCGCGAAGGCTGCGGCCGATGTGAAGGCCGAAGAGGATTTGAACAAGGTGCCGCTCGACGACATCCGTCGCTTCGTCACCGTCTACAACGCGGTCAAGCAGGCCTACGTCGAGCCGGTTACCGACCAGAAGCTGATGAAGGCCGCGATCCACGGCCTGCTGCTCGACCTCGATCCGCACAGCACCTATTTCGACAAGACCGACGCCGAGGACTTTGACGAAAACGCACGCGGCGCCTACGAAGGCATCGGCGTCGAGCTGCAACGCCAGAAGGACGGCACGCTCAAGGTCGTGTCGGCGATCGACGACACGCCGGCCGCGAAGGCGGGCCTCAAGTCGGGCGACATCATCGTTGCCATGGACGGCAAGCCGTTCGGCCCCGATGCGGGCGACACCAGCGCGCCGCTGCGCGGCCCCGCAGGCAGCAAGGTCGTACTCACCGTCGTGCGCAAGGGTGCGAAGAAGCCCCTGGAGCTGACGGTGGTGCGCGACACGATCCATGTCACGTCGGTGCGTTCGCGCATGCTCGAGCCGGGTTTCGGTTACGTGCGCGTCGCCGCGTTCCAGGCCGACACCGCGGCCGACTTCGAGAAGGCGCTCGACAAGCTCACCGAAGGCGGCGCGCTGCGCGGGCTCGTGCTCGACCTGCGCAGCAATCCCGGCGGCCTGCTCACCAGTGCCGTGCAGATCGCCGACGACCTGCTCGACAAGGGCGGCATCGTGTCGACGCGGGGACGCATCCAGATCAGCGACGCGCAGTTCGCCGCGACGCCGGGCGACCGCCTCAAGGGCGCGCCGCTCGTGGTGCTGGTCGACGGCGGTTCGGCCAGCGCGTCGGAAGTGCTGGCCGGCGCGCTCAAGGACAACGGCCGCGCACGCATCGTCGGCAGCCGCACCTTCGGAAAAGGTTCCGTGCAGACGGTGCTTCCGCTCGACAACGGCGACTCGGTCAAGCTGACCACGGCGCGTTACTTCACGCCGAGCGGCAAGTCGATCCAGGCGCTGGGTATCGTGCCCGACGTGCCGTTCTCCGCCCCGCGCTCGGCGGACGACACGCGACTGCTGCTCTCGGAAGCCAGCCTGCCGGGCCACCTGCGCGGCGATGCCGACGACAACGGGGAGGCCGGCGACGTACTGGACGGCCCGGTCTACATCCAGCAGGCGCTGGCCGAGGTCAAGCGCATGGCGGGTGTGCCGGTTGCCGCCGCGCCGGCGAAGCCGGCGGCGAAACCCGCACCGAAGAAGAAGTAG